A genome region from Anolis carolinensis isolate JA03-04 chromosome 6, rAnoCar3.1.pri, whole genome shotgun sequence includes the following:
- the ube2m gene encoding NEDD8-conjugating enzyme Ubc12: protein MIKLFSLKQQKKEEESAGGTKGSSKKASAAQLRIQKDINELNLPKTCEIDFSDQDDLLNFKLVICPDEGFYKGGKFVFSFKVGQGYPHDPPKVKCETMVYHPNIDLEGNVCLNILREDWKPVLTINSIIYGLQYLFLEPNPEDPLNKEAAEVLQNNRRLFEQNVQRSMRGGYIGSTYFERCLK from the exons ATGATCAAGCTTTTCTCGCTGAAGCAgcaaaagaaagaggaggaatcgGCCGGAGGGACCAAAGGCTCCAGCAAGAAAGCCTCCGCCGCCCAGCTCCGCATCCAGAAAG ATATTAATGAACTGAATTTGCCGAAAACGTGTGAAATAGACTTTTCAGACCAGGATGACCTCCTCAACTTCAAGTTAGTTATCTGCCCAGACGAG GGCTTCTATAAAGGTGGGAAGTTTGTTTTCAGTTTTAAG GTGGGGCAAGGCTACCCACATGACCCACCCAAGGTCAAGTGTGAGACCATGGTGTATCACCCAAACATAGACCTAGAAGGCAACGTTTGCCTAAATATCCTCAG AGAGGACTGGAAGCCTGTACTAACAATAAACTCTATAATTTATGGCCTGCAGTATCTCTTCTTG GAGCCAAACCCCGAAGATCCCCTGAACAAAGAGGCTGCTGAAGTCCTCCAGAATAACAGACGCCTGTTTGAGCAGAACGTCCAGCGCTCTATGCGGGGCGGTTACATTGGCTCCACTTACTTTGAGCGTTGCCTCAAATAG